The genomic segment TTTTCCCCTTCTTCATACACGGTTTGCGAAATTTCGCGCGTAACCTTTTGTACGATTTCTTCAATCCGCGCAGGGTGAATCCGGCCATCTAGGATAAGCCGTTCCAATGCGATACGGGCAATTTCTTTCCGCACCGGATCGAAACAGGAAATAACCACCGCCTCGGGCGTATCATCGATAATAATATCGACACCGGTCAAGGTTTCCAGCGCACGTATATTGCGCCCCTCACGCCCGATAATCCGCCCCTTCATTTCATCACTCGGCAAGCTCACTGTAGAAACGGTTATATCGCTTGTTGTCTCCGTCGTCAGCCGCTGAATGGTCGTAACTAAGATATCACGCGCTTTTTTTTCAGCGGTAAGGTTCGCTTCTTCTTCTATTCTATTGATAAGAACCTGCGCATCCCGCTTCGCTTCATTGGCAAGGCTTTGTATAATCAAATCCTTGGCCTGCGCCTGTGTTAAACCGGAAATCCGCTCCAGCTCTTCCTTATACCGTTCTTCCTCCCCATCCAAGACTTTTTCACGTTCGTCAAGCGCATCCTTCCGCTCAACGAGTTGCTTTTCATTTTTTTCTGCCAATTCCAGCCGTTTATCCAGCTGTTCTTCTTTTTGGGTTAAGCGGCGTTCCATCCGTTGAAGGTCGCTTCTCCGTTCGCGGTTCTCTCGTTCTTGTTGATTTCTTTCCCGAATAAGTTGTTCTTTTGCCTCAAGAAGAATATCCTTCTTTTGAGCTTCAGCCTCTTTTATAGCCTCCTGTAAAACCCGCTCTGCACGCTGTTCAGAAGCAGATAGTTGAAATCTGGCATACAGCCAGCGAATCGTCCATCCAAGAATTAAACCGATAATTACGAGAGCAATACACACGATCACCATCATGATTCCAGTCATGTTTGCTCCTTATAACAGTAAATAACTGTCATCTTAAACTTTATACTGAATACCTTAAAATGTCAATAATTTTCTATTTGACATATTTAACATCGTTTTTATCCGGTTGTTCCTCTTAAATCAATTTATTTTTTTGCGCAGCGGCGTAGAGTTTTGCATTCCATACATTACGGAAAATAAACTTATCACGCACCGTATTCTCCGTCATCGTGTCCATACAGTTTTGCAGCGCTTTAAACGAACGGCTTAAATATCCGTTTGCGCTATCGGATGTATTTCCTTCTCTACGGAGGAGCGCATCGTAACAAAGATACGAATATATCGAAGCGTACATATCATGATTTTTAAGCGCATCCCGTGCGGTATCTTCAAGCTGTTGAATATACATTTGGGCTGAATCTTCCAGCGCATTGAACGCAAGCCGGAAACGATAATAGCTATCCATAGCGGTATAAAACACCTGTATTGCCGACTTACCGTACAAATTTCCCCAGACAAACTCTTCAGCAAGTGCAAAACCGCTTTGATACGGCTCAAGCACAGCGGTAAATGTTTCGGAACTCACTTGTATCTGCTCACGCTCGTCACGAAGAATGGGAGCAAGCAAAAATGATTCGATGAGAAACAAGATTGCATCAGGCGATTTATCAAGGTTTGCAATGAGTATCGGCTGTGCCTTACTTGTTTGCCCTTTTTGGGATAATGCCCTTGCATACCAAATTCTACAAAGGGGCGCCCATTCTTGGAAGTGCTTCGAAGCTGCTTTTTCAGCCTCTTGAAATAAAAGCTCCGCTTTGCCGTAGTCCCCTAACTGCAATGCGACTCTTCCCTGCATAAATAAGCACGGTATCTTTTTAGGTTGTTCAAAATAACGCTCTGCATCCTGTAAGAGGCGATCGAGAAAATTTTCAGCAGTATGTAAATTATTCTGCAAAAAGCAACTGATGCTGAGGTTAAACAATGCTTCGCATATAAAACTACTGTCGTTCAGCAATTCGGCAATATCAAGAGCATATTGAAAATAGGTTACGGCATCTTCTATTTTATTTTGAGACAAATGCAGAAATGCTACACAGGAAAGGGCACGGTATTCTCCTGCAGGAAAGGCATGCGCTTGAACGGAGCTGACCGCTTTTTTGACCGCATAAACCGCTTCGTTAATATTTTTTTGCTTACTGATTTTTAATGCTTTTTGATAGCTTTCAAGAGCAGAAAAAAAGACTGTAGACTTAAAGGGACTGATATCAATCTGAGGAATTTCCTTATCTGAATACTTGTGGAAGAAATGATGCAGCATAAATTGATCTGCCGGAACTAATTGAAGCGTACCAAAAATATCTTTCAGATTTTCATCGGGACATAACATTCCCTTTTTATATTTATCCCATAGGAAATCGGCTATATACTGTTTAGCCTTATCCTTTTCTACTCCAAGCCGCTGCTCCAATTGCTCGGCGGCGTAGGGACTTACCGAATGTATATCGTTTTTTACTTCGGTAATACCGACTGCATACATCCATTCATACAAACTCGTAACAAACGAGGAGCTTTTATGCAGTGAAAGAAAAAACTCCGGCATTTCATCGTCAAAGATAAATGACGGTGCATATATCGTAAGATAGGCAAGTTGTAAAAAATCAGTCGATAAGCCGTCAAACGAAATCGCCTTTTCCGGCATAAGTTTGGTGTGGACGGTAAGGGGAAGTACATCGATCAGATGATTTGCCGCTTCTGCATTTTTTTCGGTATATATAACGGTTAATTCGGTAGTATGATAACTTTTTACAAAGACTTGAAAGTAGAAGCGCGTATATAATAAAAATGCGTCAATAAAATAATCAGGATAATCGGAGCAAAATCGGTTCCGGCGGAAATAATACTGCACATGTTGAGCTTTTTCGTATTGAGCTTGCTCGTCTTTCGAAAGTGCTGCCGTTACTGCGTGCTCGGTAAGAGGATGCACAAGCATAAAATGATATAGCGCATGTATCCACGTACCGGTATTCGAAAGATAGATACGATATTGAGCTTCTGCCGTTTCGTCGTAAGTCGTTTTCGGTACAATAAAATTAGCGCTGTAGTAGAGTTTAACTTTAGGCACATATTCGAACCGGATATAGGCTTTTAAAAGTCGTTCTGCTTGTGCGGAGGCAAAAAAGCTGCGGCTCGGCACAAGGACGCTTCTATAAGCGGCAAAATGATCTGCAATGGTATCGTCAGAATCCGTTTCTTCACAGCAATCGATAATAACCCGGTAATCTACGATCCGCCTTTTATAGACACGCAGTAAATCAGCTAAATTTTGCAAAAATAAATTGGCGGAAAACACCGGAGCAACTTCGCGGCTGCTGAAGCGATAAATTGAAGCACAGGAGACTTTAAATAAAGAAGCACCGTTTGCTTCGGCCGATTCTGCGATGGCATTCAATAATTTTTGTATTTCAAACGGAGCAATTCTCAGTAGCTGCCGTTCATAGGGAATTTCAAAATAGATACAGATCATAATAACCTCGTTTCCATACTCTATATCGGCTTTTTCTCTATTCCGATAAAGTTTGTAGACCTTTCGGAAAAAATCTACTATACTGTGCCGATGAATATCAAAAACAAACGAGAATACTTTTTACCGCTTATATTAACCTTTGCGGTTATTGCACTTGATCAACTAACCAAATGGCTGATTATTAAATCGATTGATCCGTGGTCTGTGGGCGCTTCTTTTTGCGGAGACCTCATACGGATTGTCTGTGTTTACAATACCGGTGCAGCGTTCAGTCTAGGAAGCGGACTTTCCTCCGTTATGCGTTTTGTCGTAATGGCCTGCATCCCAGCCTGCTTTATTGCCGGTATCTGCGTAGTCTATTTTAAATCGGAGTTCCCACGGGTACAACGCTGGTTTTTAAGCGGCATTATCGGCGGCGGAATCAGTAATCTACTCGATCGTTTTTTTAGAGCGGAAGGCGTTGTGGATTTTATCGACGTTAAATTTTTCGGTCTTTTCGGTTTGGAACGATGGCCGACATTTAATATCGCAGATTCCGCTATTGTAGTATGCGGAGTGGGTTTATTTGTTGCGCTTCTCATACAGGAAGGAAAGGACAAGAGCAAAACCCCAGCAACGCCGAACGATGGGGAATAAATGCGGAATATTATCCTTTTTTTAATTATCGGGACATTGGTAACGCTCGTACTTATTGTCGGATGCAGTGCAGTATGTGCCGCAATCATTATTTTGCTGGCAAAATTCGTGAATGAGCATATTTTAGCGGCGCTGCCTTTTTCAGTTATTGCCGGTATTGTGTTGTCGTTTTTCTTTTACGGTAAAATTATGAAGAAAATAATGAACAAATACGGATTAAATAACAAAAAATAAGCGGTAAAAACAAGGATTAATAACCGTCGGACATCTGGCGGTTTAAATCTTTTTGGCACAGTTCTTGATAAACAGGAGCTCTTGTTTTCAGTTCTTCTTTAACCGTCTTACTGAACGGCATATAGCGCCAGAATACATTCCGCACTTCCCTATCGAGCTTCTGTATTCCTTCGCTTTCCTTAGTCATCCAGATTAAATAGTCTTCGATAAAGTATTCTTTTACATCACCTTTCAGTTTTTGGGCTTGGAACCATTGATAATAGTTACCTGTTAAACCTTCTTCCATCCAATAGTATGAAGCCTTTTCTTTTGCAACCTGCCATCGAAGATCGGCTGTAGCCGTTAAAAGCGCATTTTTCAAATTTTTTGTATACATCGGAATTGCAATGCGCCCGCGACTGGTTACGCGGTTATACCGATCGAAGGGTTCCCAACAAAAACCGATATCACCGTAAGAGGGAATAAGCACCACGAACGGGGGGATTCTATTCAGCTGAGAGCGATACTGGCGACAATACGCTTCGCAGTCAATGCTTTCAATCCAGCGCATAATCTCCAATACGTTTTCTCTAATACCGATTTCGTTCGGTGTACAGCGGAAGAATTCGCGCGATAAAATAGGAAAGTGATTCCCTTGCCGTCCGCAAGTCATCTTAACCATTTGCCGAACAGTTTCCAGCTCCGTATTTACGTCGGAGACATTCAATTCACCATCGCCGCTCACCTCGATTTTTTCTTTTAACAAGCGGACATCTTCATCTACACGGTGATACTCATTCAAAAAGTTCGTCAGTTCTTTATCCAGCGCAAGTATCCGTCTCAGACTGTCACCCAGATCGCTTACATTGCGCTTCTGTATTTCAGTAAAAGGCGCTTTTATTCCTGCAAACCCCGCAAGACTGTCATGTACAAACAGCTCATGGACTTGACTTTTTACCAATTCTTCCGCACTGGAGCGTTCATCCGATTTGGCACGAAGCAAATTTTCCGCACTTTGCAATTTTCCCTGAGCCTTATTAAGCAGTTGCTGGAAATGAGTTGACATATTCTTCTGTTTTGTCCGCACCTCATCAGTGGAAGAAGGATTAATCAATCCGACAGCAATATCATGGAACCACTCATCAAGGTAATAAATAGGTTCATTGTAGGAATTTTCATCAATAATCTTTGCAAACGTATCTTTTTGTTCAGCGGTTAAAAGCGTCGGCAAAATGAGTCCGTACCGTAACGCATACTTTTTTTCGATTGCGGATTCATCTGTCGGTAATTTTAACACAAGCACGGAAATGAACTGCCAATAGTTTGTAACAAGCTGCTGCCGGTATACGGCACGGTCTTTTTGATCACGGGTTGTAAGATATTTTGTGAGCGTATTGTGTAAACGCTGAGAAGTTTCACCACAATTTCTTAGCACTTTTTTATAAAAATCTGCCGAATCAAAATAGGTGTGTGGAGTATCATTATAAAAACGTTCAACTTTGGGAAACGCTTTAACGGTTAGGTCAACTCTGGCCGGACTTGGTTCTAAGCTGCCGGAAGCTTCAGGTGAAGCGGATAAAAGGATATCATCGCCAATATCACCAAAGAGATCAAGAGATGGAGCAGAAGGAGAAGGGGCTACAGGAATATCTTCCAATAAGGCTGCAAGATCAGGATCAAGATTTGATATATCCATACGCGGTTCTATGCCTTCCTTCTTTTTATTTTATCCGGATTATTTTATTTGGAGGTGAGGGGAATTGAACCCCTGACCTCTTGCATGCCATGCAAGCGCTCTAGCCAACTGAGCTACACCCCCAAAAGGCAACGAAGTGATTATGAAGGAAATTCCATTTTAGGTCAACCCCTCGATTCTGATGTGGCTGCATTCCTTTTGTGCAAAATTTTAGATAAAATTTTGCACAATCTTTTTCAGAAACACGGTAAACGCATCAGACAAGTAAATCAAATTCCGCAGAATAATGAGGCATGACAAGCATTTGAGCCGCCAATCGGCGAAACTCTGCTTGGATAGCCTCATTATTCTGCGGGGCTGGTAAAATGACCGACTGATGCGTTTACCCTGATAAATGCCTCGTTATGAATTGCTTTTTTTTTATAAATACGATATTCTATTATAAAAGCGCTTATTATGCGTTACGGGGGCACATATATGTTACCTTTCTATTTTCTTTCTGTTACCACAAACCTTATGATGGGAGGAATTTTACTCCTTTCTGCAAAAAACAAAGAGGAATTCACCATCAAATACCCTCTTTTAAACGATCCGACATTTTTGCTGGTACTTCTGATTTTTTCAGGAATTTCGGCCGTATTTAAACTTCTCAGCCCCGTCGCAGGAAATACACCGTTGGTCGGCGATCTTATCCCCGCGCTTTCGGGTATTCTCGGCTGTATCGTCTTCTTTGAACGTTGGGTTAAAGCCTCGGAAAATCAGCTAACACTGCCACCGTTCTTAACCCGTATTCTTAACTTCGAACAGCCGATTGGCTTCTTCTGCTTATTTGCCGGTGTTACTCACCTGCTTTTTTCGCAGGTACTGTTCTTATAGTCTATGCGTCAATCGGTAGTAGGTATCGTCCGTAAGGATAATAAGTTTCTGCTGGGCTTGCGGACGCCCGGCGGCGATGTCGGAGAACATTGGGAATTTCCCGGGGGAAAGTGTGAAGCAGGCGAAACACACGAGCAGACATTAATCCGCGAGTATGAAGAAGAACTTGCTGTCCACATATCTGTCGGGCGGTTTATTGCGCGTAAACATTTTCAAAATGAACACCGTAATTTCGACCTTTTTGCTTACGAAGTGATTCTGCCGGAAAATCAAACGTGTGTTTCTTCCGTACACTCCGAATTGAAATGGTTTTCGCTTGATGAGTTGCAGAATATTCCAATAGTGCCGTCAGATGCTCTGTTCATTTCTGAACTTCGAAAGTTTTATCAGCTATAATCGTGAAAAAAGTGATACGAAGCGACTGGGGTATCAGACACCTCATTGTTGTGCTGTGCCTTTTTTTCTGTTTGTTCTCCTGTACTCGTCATACAACACTGGATTCTATTATCCTGCCGTCTGATTCAGCCGTAAATGACGCCGACCGGTTTGCTGTTATTGTCGAAACCTATATCTCATTAAAAGATAGTCCGGGGGCGAACGGTATCATTGTCAACCACGCACGACGGAAAGAAATATACGAAGTAACGGGGACGCAATTCGTATCAAAAGATTCGGAGAGCGAGCTGTGGGTGCATCTTACGGATGGCTGGCTGCAACGCTCCTTTGTAGAGTTATATCCGAGCAGGGCAAAAGCCGAAACAGCCGCCGCTCGGTTAAAATAAAATGGAAGGATACTCTCACTACCCTATTGCATTCTAAGGGAGTACCCTAAGGAGAGAGATTATGCCTCAGAAGATCGGAACGATTTCGCGGGGATTGATAGCGCCCATTGTACATGCCGGAGATGATATTGCGACGATAGCAGTAAATATGCTCTTGTCGGCGGCGGAAACGGAAGGCTTTTCCATTCACGATCGGGATATACTTGCTGTAACAGAATCCGTTGTGGCGAGAGCGCAGGGGAACTATGCTTCTACCGATCAGATTGCCGCCGATATACGGGAAAAGTTCGGAAACGAGCACATCGGTTTGGTATTTCCTATCCTGAGCAGAAACCGTTTTGCAATCTGTTTAGAGGGTATCGCAAAAGCGGGCAACAGGCTGACGCTTGTGCTGAGCTATCCTTCCGACGAGGTGGGAAACCGGCTAATGGATCCCGATACGGGTAAAGCGGAGGCGGTAAATCCATGGCAGGATACGTTTACGGCTGAAGAATTTACCCAGCGTTTCGGGGTATATAAACACCCGTTTACCGGTATCGATTACATCTCTTTTTATAACTCAATCATCAAAAAATACAATGCACAATCTTCTATTCTACTGGCCAATGATCCGTGCGCCGTTCTTTCTGAAACAAAATATGTACTCGCCTGCGATATCCACACACGGGAAAGTACAAAACGGCGGTTAAAAGAACACGGCGCAACTTGTGTGTACGGTCTTGACAATATACTCACTAAACCGATTAACGGCAGCGGATATAACAACAAGTACGGGCTGCTTGGTTCAAATAAGGCGACGGAAGATTCTATCAAGCTCTTTCCGAACGATTGCCAAGCATTGGTAGAGAAAATTCAGCTTATGCTTAAAGAAAAAACCGGTAAAACGGTTGAAGTGATGGTATACGGCGACGGAGCCTTTAAAGATCCTGTCGGGAAGATTTGGGAGCTTGCTGATCCTGTTGTGTCCCCCGGCTTTACCGCAGGATTATCCGGCACACCGCATGAGGTAAAATTGAAATACCTTGCGGACAACAACTTTAAGGATTTGTCCGATAAAGAACAGTACCAAG from the Treponema medium genome contains:
- the lspA gene encoding signal peptidase II, with the protein product MNIKNKREYFLPLILTFAVIALDQLTKWLIIKSIDPWSVGASFCGDLIRIVCVYNTGAAFSLGSGLSSVMRFVVMACIPACFIAGICVVYFKSEFPRVQRWFLSGIIGGGISNLLDRFFRAEGVVDFIDVKFFGLFGLERWPTFNIADSAIVVCGVGLFVALLIQEGKDKSKTPATPNDGE
- a CDS encoding tetratricopeptide repeat protein, with protein sequence MICIYFEIPYERQLLRIAPFEIQKLLNAIAESAEANGASLFKVSCASIYRFSSREVAPVFSANLFLQNLADLLRVYKRRIVDYRVIIDCCEETDSDDTIADHFAAYRSVLVPSRSFFASAQAERLLKAYIRFEYVPKVKLYYSANFIVPKTTYDETAEAQYRIYLSNTGTWIHALYHFMLVHPLTEHAVTAALSKDEQAQYEKAQHVQYYFRRNRFCSDYPDYFIDAFLLYTRFYFQVFVKSYHTTELTVIYTEKNAEAANHLIDVLPLTVHTKLMPEKAISFDGLSTDFLQLAYLTIYAPSFIFDDEMPEFFLSLHKSSSFVTSLYEWMYAVGITEVKNDIHSVSPYAAEQLEQRLGVEKDKAKQYIADFLWDKYKKGMLCPDENLKDIFGTLQLVPADQFMLHHFFHKYSDKEIPQIDISPFKSTVFFSALESYQKALKISKQKNINEAVYAVKKAVSSVQAHAFPAGEYRALSCVAFLHLSQNKIEDAVTYFQYALDIAELLNDSSFICEALFNLSISCFLQNNLHTAENFLDRLLQDAERYFEQPKKIPCLFMQGRVALQLGDYGKAELLFQEAEKAASKHFQEWAPLCRIWYARALSQKGQTSKAQPILIANLDKSPDAILFLIESFLLAPILRDEREQIQVSSETFTAVLEPYQSGFALAEEFVWGNLYGKSAIQVFYTAMDSYYRFRLAFNALEDSAQMYIQQLEDTARDALKNHDMYASIYSYLCYDALLRREGNTSDSANGYLSRSFKALQNCMDTMTENTVRDKFIFRNVWNAKLYAAAQKNKLI
- the rny gene encoding ribonuclease Y → MTGIMMVIVCIALVIIGLILGWTIRWLYARFQLSASEQRAERVLQEAIKEAEAQKKDILLEAKEQLIRERNQQERENRERRSDLQRMERRLTQKEEQLDKRLELAEKNEKQLVERKDALDEREKVLDGEEERYKEELERISGLTQAQAKDLIIQSLANEAKRDAQVLINRIEEEANLTAEKKARDILVTTIQRLTTETTSDITVSTVSLPSDEMKGRIIGREGRNIRALETLTGVDIIIDDTPEAVVISCFDPVRKEIARIALERLILDGRIHPARIEEIVQKVTREISQTVYEEGEKVLFDLGIHDMGQEMVRALGRLHFRTSYGQNVLQHSKEVAILAGTLAAEIGANVEIAKRGGLLHDIGKGAEADSDKNHAEVGMEMTRKMSLDPRIVNAVGSHHNDIEPSCVESVLVQIADAISAARPGARRETMDNYVRRLENLEAIAEGFHGVEKAYAIQAGRELRVLVNNEKIPDQEVKALGRDIAKKIENDLKYPGRIRVTLIRETRIIEYAR
- a CDS encoding coenzyme F420-0:L-glutamate ligase, whose translation is MPQKIGTISRGLIAPIVHAGDDIATIAVNMLLSAAETEGFSIHDRDILAVTESVVARAQGNYASTDQIAADIREKFGNEHIGLVFPILSRNRFAICLEGIAKAGNRLTLVLSYPSDEVGNRLMDPDTGKAEAVNPWQDTFTAEEFTQRFGVYKHPFTGIDYISFYNSIIKKYNAQSSILLANDPCAVLSETKYVLACDIHTRESTKRRLKEHGATCVYGLDNILTKPINGSGYNNKYGLLGSNKATEDSIKLFPNDCQALVEKIQLMLKEKTGKTVEVMVYGDGAFKDPVGKIWELADPVVSPGFTAGLSGTPHEVKLKYLADNNFKDLSDKEQYQAMINYISEHKKHALSSQIDQKEAQGTTPRQLTDLIGSLCDLTSGSGDKGTPIIFIQGYFNKFGE
- a CDS encoding (deoxy)nucleoside triphosphate pyrophosphohydrolase, translating into MRQSVVGIVRKDNKFLLGLRTPGGDVGEHWEFPGGKCEAGETHEQTLIREYEEELAVHISVGRFIARKHFQNEHRNFDLFAYEVILPENQTCVSSVHSELKWFSLDELQNIPIVPSDALFISELRKFYQL